The Solea senegalensis isolate Sse05_10M linkage group LG4, IFAPA_SoseM_1, whole genome shotgun sequence genome includes a region encoding these proteins:
- the tsen2 gene encoding tRNA-splicing endonuclease subunit Sen2 isoform X3, which yields MLAEFRAPRRRNRVHEEYEAPLPVTQSPEERSDFRAELINQHVLVRNPDHIQRIYNQGYFGKGILSRARPDHSISDQWEQHKGLCLPVVSQSRYEERLKWAGAALSAQGLDDEAVSQILTKLSQPVEAEDVRREGPRPEGGVCPHTKRLRSEVKPKAKRFCRLESQDLNLSSDQDSDYDPDPGSNSGSGSGSDSDSDPDPEPVVPGPGFVLVDCDGDVRSTDSESRSGSGLQVRELRHNPVSVSEYLQLSVEEAFFLVYSLGCLSVHLHQEPLSIIQLWRTFQSQCPHFISSYAAYHHFRMLYRKGPPFYHASYSVVVERVDDAFRDTALRPFSWRSLAALNRITANVSKELMLCYIIYPSDLSEVELESPDCLSRLKVQEVMVSRWVSSRERAEQDDI from the exons ATGCTGGCGGAGTTTCGGGCTCCGCGGAGGAGGAACCGTGTTCATGAGGAGTACGAGGCCCCGCTGCCGGTGACTCAAAGCCCGGAGGAGAGGAGCGATTTCAGGGCAGAGCTCATCAACCAGCACGTGCTAGTCCGTAATCCAGACCATATCCAGAGAATCTACAATCAG GGTTATTTTGGGAAAGGCATCCTGTCCAGAGCAAGACCAGACCACAGCATCTCTGACCAATGGGAGC AACACAAAGGTTTGTGTTTACCTGTCGTCTCACAGTCCAG GTATGAGGAGAGGCTGAAGTGGGCAGGAGCAGCTCTCTCTGCTCAGGGATTGGATGACGAGGCTGTCAGTCAAATCTTAACCAAACTCTCTCAGCCTGTGGAGGCGGAGGATGTGAGGAGGGAGGGACCTCGACCAGAAGGCGGagtctgtccacacacaaagaggctgaggtcagaggtcaagccAAAGGCCAAGAGATTCTGCAG gTTGGAATCACAAGATCTGAACCTCAGTTCAGACCAGGACTCAGACTACGATCCTGACCCTGGCTCTaactctggctctggctctggctctgatTCTGACTCTGATCCTGATCCAGAGCCTGTGGTTCCAGGTCCTGGTTTTGTCCTGGTGGACTGTGATGGGGACGTGAGATCCACTGACTCTGAGTCCAGATCTGGTTCAGGTCTGCAGGTCCGGGAGCTGCGGCACAATCCGGTCTCAGTATCAGAATATCTGCAGCTCAGTGTGGAGGAG GCCTTTTTCCTGGTCTACAGTCtgggctgtctgtctgtccacctgcACCAG GAGCCGCTGTCAATCATCCAGCTGTGGAGGACGTTCCAGTcacagtgtcctcactttaTCAGCTCATATGCAGCCTATCATCACTTTCGCA tgttgtaCAGGAAGGGCCCGCCTTTCTACCACGCCAG TTACTCTGTGGTTGTTGAGCGTGTTGATGATGCGTTCAGGGACACAGCGCTGCGTCCGTTTTCGTGGCGTTCTCTGGCGGCTCTCAACAGGATCACGGCAAACGTCTCCAAG GAGCTGATGTTGTGTTACATCATCTATCCAAGTGACCTATCAGAGGTGGAACTAGAGTCACCTGACTGTCTGAGCAGGCTCAAAGTTCAG gaagtgatggtCAGCAGATGGGTTTCCTCCAGAGAGCGAGCAGAGCAGGACGacatctga
- the tsen2 gene encoding tRNA-splicing endonuclease subunit Sen2 isoform X2 — translation MLAEFRAPRRRNRVHEEYEAPLPVTQSPEERSDFRAELINQHVLVRNPDHIQRIYNQGYFGKGILSRARPDHSISDQWEQHKGLCLPVVSQSRYEERLKWAGAALSAQGLDDEAVSQILTKLSQPVEAEDVRREGPRPEGGVCPHTKRLRLESQDLNLSSDQDSDYDPDPGSNSGSGSGSDSDSDPDPEPVVPGPGFVLVDCDGDVRSTDSESRSGSGLQVRELRHNPVSVSEYLQLSVEEAFFLVYSLGCLSVHLHQEPLSIIQLWRTFQSQCPHFISSYAAYHHFRSKGWVPKGGGGAKYGVDFMLYRKGPPFYHASYSVVVERVDDAFRDTALRPFSWRSLAALNRITANVSKELMLCYIIYPSDLSEVELESPDCLSRLKVQEVMVSRWVSSRERAEQDDI, via the exons ATGCTGGCGGAGTTTCGGGCTCCGCGGAGGAGGAACCGTGTTCATGAGGAGTACGAGGCCCCGCTGCCGGTGACTCAAAGCCCGGAGGAGAGGAGCGATTTCAGGGCAGAGCTCATCAACCAGCACGTGCTAGTCCGTAATCCAGACCATATCCAGAGAATCTACAATCAG GGTTATTTTGGGAAAGGCATCCTGTCCAGAGCAAGACCAGACCACAGCATCTCTGACCAATGGGAGC AACACAAAGGTTTGTGTTTACCTGTCGTCTCACAGTCCAG GTATGAGGAGAGGCTGAAGTGGGCAGGAGCAGCTCTCTCTGCTCAGGGATTGGATGACGAGGCTGTCAGTCAAATCTTAACCAAACTCTCTCAGCCTGTGGAGGCGGAGGATGTGAGGAGGGAGGGACCTCGACCAGAAGGCGGagtctgtccacacacaaagaggctgag gTTGGAATCACAAGATCTGAACCTCAGTTCAGACCAGGACTCAGACTACGATCCTGACCCTGGCTCTaactctggctctggctctggctctgatTCTGACTCTGATCCTGATCCAGAGCCTGTGGTTCCAGGTCCTGGTTTTGTCCTGGTGGACTGTGATGGGGACGTGAGATCCACTGACTCTGAGTCCAGATCTGGTTCAGGTCTGCAGGTCCGGGAGCTGCGGCACAATCCGGTCTCAGTATCAGAATATCTGCAGCTCAGTGTGGAGGAG GCCTTTTTCCTGGTCTACAGTCtgggctgtctgtctgtccacctgcACCAG GAGCCGCTGTCAATCATCCAGCTGTGGAGGACGTTCCAGTcacagtgtcctcactttaTCAGCTCATATGCAGCCTATCATCACTTTCGCAGTAAGGGGTGGGTCCCTAAAGGAGGGGGTGGGGCCAAGTATGGCGTTGACTTCA tgttgtaCAGGAAGGGCCCGCCTTTCTACCACGCCAG TTACTCTGTGGTTGTTGAGCGTGTTGATGATGCGTTCAGGGACACAGCGCTGCGTCCGTTTTCGTGGCGTTCTCTGGCGGCTCTCAACAGGATCACGGCAAACGTCTCCAAG GAGCTGATGTTGTGTTACATCATCTATCCAAGTGACCTATCAGAGGTGGAACTAGAGTCACCTGACTGTCTGAGCAGGCTCAAAGTTCAG gaagtgatggtCAGCAGATGGGTTTCCTCCAGAGAGCGAGCAGAGCAGGACGacatctga
- the tsen2 gene encoding tRNA-splicing endonuclease subunit Sen2 isoform X1 gives MLAEFRAPRRRNRVHEEYEAPLPVTQSPEERSDFRAELINQHVLVRNPDHIQRIYNQGYFGKGILSRARPDHSISDQWEQHKGLCLPVVSQSRYEERLKWAGAALSAQGLDDEAVSQILTKLSQPVEAEDVRREGPRPEGGVCPHTKRLRSEVKPKAKRFCRLESQDLNLSSDQDSDYDPDPGSNSGSGSGSDSDSDPDPEPVVPGPGFVLVDCDGDVRSTDSESRSGSGLQVRELRHNPVSVSEYLQLSVEEAFFLVYSLGCLSVHLHQEPLSIIQLWRTFQSQCPHFISSYAAYHHFRSKGWVPKGGGGAKYGVDFMLYRKGPPFYHASYSVVVERVDDAFRDTALRPFSWRSLAALNRITANVSKELMLCYIIYPSDLSEVELESPDCLSRLKVQEVMVSRWVSSRERAEQDDI, from the exons ATGCTGGCGGAGTTTCGGGCTCCGCGGAGGAGGAACCGTGTTCATGAGGAGTACGAGGCCCCGCTGCCGGTGACTCAAAGCCCGGAGGAGAGGAGCGATTTCAGGGCAGAGCTCATCAACCAGCACGTGCTAGTCCGTAATCCAGACCATATCCAGAGAATCTACAATCAG GGTTATTTTGGGAAAGGCATCCTGTCCAGAGCAAGACCAGACCACAGCATCTCTGACCAATGGGAGC AACACAAAGGTTTGTGTTTACCTGTCGTCTCACAGTCCAG GTATGAGGAGAGGCTGAAGTGGGCAGGAGCAGCTCTCTCTGCTCAGGGATTGGATGACGAGGCTGTCAGTCAAATCTTAACCAAACTCTCTCAGCCTGTGGAGGCGGAGGATGTGAGGAGGGAGGGACCTCGACCAGAAGGCGGagtctgtccacacacaaagaggctgaggtcagaggtcaagccAAAGGCCAAGAGATTCTGCAG gTTGGAATCACAAGATCTGAACCTCAGTTCAGACCAGGACTCAGACTACGATCCTGACCCTGGCTCTaactctggctctggctctggctctgatTCTGACTCTGATCCTGATCCAGAGCCTGTGGTTCCAGGTCCTGGTTTTGTCCTGGTGGACTGTGATGGGGACGTGAGATCCACTGACTCTGAGTCCAGATCTGGTTCAGGTCTGCAGGTCCGGGAGCTGCGGCACAATCCGGTCTCAGTATCAGAATATCTGCAGCTCAGTGTGGAGGAG GCCTTTTTCCTGGTCTACAGTCtgggctgtctgtctgtccacctgcACCAG GAGCCGCTGTCAATCATCCAGCTGTGGAGGACGTTCCAGTcacagtgtcctcactttaTCAGCTCATATGCAGCCTATCATCACTTTCGCAGTAAGGGGTGGGTCCCTAAAGGAGGGGGTGGGGCCAAGTATGGCGTTGACTTCA tgttgtaCAGGAAGGGCCCGCCTTTCTACCACGCCAG TTACTCTGTGGTTGTTGAGCGTGTTGATGATGCGTTCAGGGACACAGCGCTGCGTCCGTTTTCGTGGCGTTCTCTGGCGGCTCTCAACAGGATCACGGCAAACGTCTCCAAG GAGCTGATGTTGTGTTACATCATCTATCCAAGTGACCTATCAGAGGTGGAACTAGAGTCACCTGACTGTCTGAGCAGGCTCAAAGTTCAG gaagtgatggtCAGCAGATGGGTTTCCTCCAGAGAGCGAGCAGAGCAGGACGacatctga